The Nitrospirota bacterium genome has a segment encoding these proteins:
- a CDS encoding RecX family transcriptional regulator has translation MLPRKPARSSLPAVDPFEQGVLRYLARRDRTEAQVRTYLGRTGASPVRIRQLLERLRHLGYVDDEAVARRLARARLSRRPMGRARLEAELLALGLARSVTDPVLDELYRERSERDLARLLLGRRPPRGRPNERAREAGRLRRYGFSEDTIQDVLGDDEA, from the coding sequence ATGCTTCCCCGCAAGCCTGCTCGATCCTCCCTTCCCGCCGTTGATCCCTTCGAGCAAGGCGTCCTCCGCTACCTGGCACGGCGGGACCGGACGGAAGCCCAAGTCAGGACCTACCTGGGCCGGACGGGGGCGTCGCCGGTCCGAATTAGGCAATTGCTTGAGCGGCTCCGGCACCTCGGCTATGTGGACGACGAGGCCGTCGCGCGGCGGCTGGCGCGGGCGAGACTCAGCCGGCGTCCGATGGGGCGAGCGAGGCTGGAGGCGGAGTTGCTGGCGCTGGGCCTGGCCCGCTCCGTCACCGATCCGGTGCTGGACGAACTCTACCGGGAGCGGAGCGAGCGGGACTTGGCCCGGCTCCTGCTCGGGCGCCGTCCGCCCCGGGGCAGGCCGAACGAGCGCGCGCGGGAGGCCGGCCGGTTGAGACGCTACGGGTTCAGCGAAGACACCATTCAGGACGTGCTCGGAGACGACGAGGCATGA
- the deoC gene encoding deoxyribose-phosphate aldolase: MFRALPSLIDHTVLRPEATRADVLRACAEARRYGFAVVFVPPCYVREAVEILAGAPIAVGAPVGFPLGAQTTGIKIAEAREAHELGAGELDMVLNISRLKSGDLDAVRDEIRAVIEATPGAGHKVILETCYLTRQEKITACRLALEAGADFVKTSTGFGPGGATVDDVRLMKEAVSGRARVKASGGIRDLKTALALLEAGADRIGTSASVAIMEEWLTARSGEPVWKS; encoded by the coding sequence ATGTTTCGTGCACTCCCGTCGCTGATTGACCACACGGTGCTCCGCCCGGAGGCCACGAGGGCCGACGTGCTGCGCGCGTGCGCGGAAGCCCGGCGCTACGGGTTCGCCGTCGTCTTCGTCCCGCCCTGTTACGTGAGGGAGGCGGTGGAGATCCTGGCCGGCGCCCCGATCGCGGTCGGCGCGCCTGTCGGATTTCCGCTGGGTGCCCAGACGACCGGGATCAAAATCGCGGAGGCTCGGGAGGCGCACGAGCTGGGAGCCGGCGAGTTGGACATGGTCCTCAACATCAGCCGTCTCAAATCCGGGGACCTGGACGCCGTCCGGGACGAGATCCGGGCGGTCATCGAGGCGACTCCCGGCGCCGGACACAAGGTGATCCTGGAGACCTGCTACCTGACCCGACAGGAGAAGATCACGGCCTGCCGCCTGGCGCTCGAGGCGGGAGCCGATTTCGTCAAGACCTCGACCGGCTTCGGCCCGGGCGGTGCGACGGTGGACGACGTGCGGCTCATGAAAGAGGCGGTCTCGGGTCGGGCCAGGGTCAAGGCGTCAGGCGGAATCAGAGACCTCAAGACGGCGCTGGCGCTCCTGGAGGCCGGCGCCGATCGGATCGGAACGAGCGCGTCAGTGGCGATCATGGAAGAGTGGCTGACGGCCCGGTCCGGGGAGCCGGTCTGGAAGTCATAA
- the mltG gene encoding endolytic transglycosylase MltG, with product MNRVLVPGLVAAALCAMGVTAYLWIMQPAAADGAPPARVVDIAEGTTFKQVASLLARERLIRSQWGFLLLGRLTAADRRVPAGEYEIHAGMTPAEILSKLLNGQVVLHQVTIPEGYTAIQVAELLGQKGLVDPQEFLRLVYDREFIRTLNLEVDGLEGYLFPDTYRFPRHARPGEIVQAMVSATLQVLTPELRARAEEINMSLHQVLTLASVVEKETGVDAERELVASVFHNRLRRHIPLQSDPTVIYGLPSFNGNLRKRDLASASPYNTYRFAGLPPGPIANPGAASIKAVLYPAPSRFLYFVSRNDGTHEFSASLADHNRAVAKYQPRRPNRTGSRPLS from the coding sequence ATGAATCGGGTACTGGTGCCAGGGCTGGTCGCGGCGGCCCTCTGCGCGATGGGCGTCACGGCCTACCTCTGGATCATGCAGCCGGCGGCGGCTGACGGCGCTCCTCCCGCGAGGGTCGTTGACATTGCGGAGGGCACGACGTTCAAGCAGGTGGCGAGCCTGCTTGCGAGGGAGCGGCTCATCAGGAGCCAATGGGGGTTCTTGCTGCTCGGTCGGTTGACCGCGGCGGATCGGCGGGTTCCGGCCGGTGAATACGAGATCCACGCGGGCATGACGCCCGCGGAGATCCTGTCCAAGCTCCTGAACGGACAGGTCGTGCTCCACCAAGTGACGATTCCGGAAGGGTACACGGCGATCCAAGTCGCCGAACTGCTGGGGCAGAAGGGGCTCGTCGACCCTCAGGAGTTCCTGAGGCTGGTGTACGACCGCGAGTTCATCCGCACGTTGAACCTGGAGGTGGACGGGCTGGAGGGGTATCTGTTTCCGGACACCTATCGCTTTCCCCGGCATGCCAGGCCCGGAGAGATCGTCCAGGCGATGGTGTCGGCCACGTTGCAGGTCCTGACGCCCGAGCTGCGGGCTCGCGCCGAAGAGATCAACATGAGCCTGCACCAAGTGCTGACGCTGGCCTCGGTGGTGGAGAAGGAGACCGGCGTGGACGCGGAACGGGAGTTGGTGGCGAGCGTGTTCCATAACCGTCTCCGCCGGCACATTCCGCTCCAGAGCGATCCCACCGTCATTTACGGCCTCCCTTCCTTCAACGGGAACCTCCGCAAGCGCGACCTGGCCTCGGCCAGCCCGTACAATACCTACCGGTTCGCCGGCCTGCCGCCCGGTCCCATCGCCAATCCCGGCGCGGCGTCCATCAAGGCGGTGCTCTATCCGGCGCCGAGCCGGTTCCTGTACTTCGTTTCCCGCAACGACGGAACCCATGAATTCTCCGCCAGCTTGGCCGACCACAACCGGGCCGTGGCCAAGTACCAGCCGCGTCGGCCGAACCGGACGGGAAGCCGGCCGCTCTCGTGA
- the thpR gene encoding RNA 2',3'-cyclic phosphodiesterase, whose protein sequence is MAHGDEPGENVVIRTFVAVELDGALKERLARLQDGIRNRLRRDLPPDARLQWVRPESIHLTFKFLGEIPEDRVEEIRRALEPVANRSPGFSVEVGGIGVFPEQRAPRVLWIGLADPGGRLTHLAGEIDRALERIGFSPEARAFSPHLTLGRIKERAREIGRALASAGVLTQTEPLGSLAVQRVALMKSELKPSGAVYTRLWEASLGKAEA, encoded by the coding sequence ATGGCTCATGGCGACGAGCCGGGTGAGAACGTCGTGATCCGGACCTTCGTAGCGGTGGAGCTGGACGGGGCGCTCAAGGAGCGGCTCGCCCGGCTCCAAGACGGGATCAGGAACCGGCTCAGGCGGGACCTGCCCCCCGATGCCCGACTCCAGTGGGTTCGGCCCGAGTCCATCCACCTGACGTTCAAGTTTCTCGGGGAGATTCCAGAGGACCGGGTGGAAGAGATCCGGCGGGCCCTTGAGCCGGTTGCGAATCGGTCGCCGGGCTTCTCCGTCGAGGTCGGAGGAATCGGGGTCTTTCCCGAGCAGCGGGCGCCTCGCGTCCTGTGGATCGGACTGGCCGATCCGGGCGGGCGGCTCACGCACCTGGCCGGAGAAATTGACCGGGCTCTGGAACGGATCGGATTTTCCCCGGAGGCCAGGGCCTTCTCCCCACACCTGACCCTGGGTCGGATCAAAGAGCGGGCCAGGGAGATCGGGCGCGCATTGGCCTCCGCCGGAGTCCTGACGCAGACGGAGCCCCTCGGGTCCCTGGCCGTTCAGCGGGTGGCCTTGATGAAGAGCGAGCTCAAGCCTTCCGGGGCCGTGTACACGAGACTGTGGGAGGCCTCGCTCGGGAAGGCGGAAGCATGA
- a CDS encoding MFS transporter, with the protein MSLSRDSPESGRSWITTTVVGIVLATFFSDASHEMCTAVLPLYLATLGLGPAALGLIEGIADFLVSLSKLAGGVVGHRVRRKRPWASLGYLVTTVATSAIALVGGLVALVSLRGMAWAGRGFRGPLRDYLLADAVGASHYGRAYALERAGDMLGAVAGPLAATLLVWVGLEFRTVILWTLLPGLLAAGSMFFLTKERGQADVGNEDPDGKLPFRSFPKGFWLFLIGVLLFGLGDFSRTFLVWLGVRALGETGLHQAGTVSAAVLLYAGHNLVSAVAAYPIGHWADRHSKRRLLLWGYGLGAGTNLLLAWFSGSVPWLLVVVALSGTYIAAEEVLERAVVAEMLPRELRSLGFGILACANAVGDMVSSLYVGVALETLTPAWTFGTAAAFSLAGTLWLVLVHQRRRSGPPV; encoded by the coding sequence ATGTCCCTCTCTCGTGATTCTCCTGAATCCGGCCGGTCCTGGATCACGACGACCGTGGTCGGCATCGTGCTGGCCACGTTCTTCTCCGACGCCAGCCATGAGATGTGCACGGCGGTCCTGCCGCTCTACCTGGCGACGCTGGGGCTGGGCCCCGCGGCGCTGGGTCTGATCGAAGGGATCGCCGATTTCCTCGTCAGCCTATCCAAGCTTGCCGGTGGGGTCGTCGGCCACCGCGTCCGGCGCAAACGCCCGTGGGCCTCGTTGGGCTACCTCGTCACGACCGTGGCGACGAGCGCCATCGCATTGGTCGGCGGGCTGGTTGCCCTGGTCTCGTTGCGGGGGATGGCCTGGGCCGGGCGAGGCTTCCGCGGGCCGCTCCGGGATTATCTGCTGGCCGACGCGGTGGGCGCGAGCCACTATGGCCGGGCTTACGCGCTGGAGCGGGCGGGCGACATGCTCGGGGCCGTGGCCGGGCCTCTGGCGGCCACGCTCCTCGTGTGGGTCGGCCTGGAATTCCGCACCGTCATTCTCTGGACCCTGCTGCCCGGTCTCCTTGCCGCCGGCTCGATGTTTTTCCTGACCAAAGAGCGTGGCCAGGCGGACGTCGGGAATGAGGACCCGGACGGGAAGCTGCCCTTTCGGTCGTTTCCCAAGGGCTTCTGGCTCTTTCTGATCGGGGTTCTCCTGTTCGGCCTGGGGGATTTCTCACGGACGTTCCTCGTCTGGCTGGGCGTTCGCGCGCTGGGCGAAACGGGCCTTCACCAAGCCGGAACGGTTTCGGCCGCCGTCCTCCTGTATGCCGGCCACAATCTCGTGAGCGCGGTGGCGGCCTATCCGATCGGCCATTGGGCTGATCGGCACTCCAAACGTCGGCTCCTGCTGTGGGGGTACGGTCTGGGGGCCGGCACGAATCTGCTGCTCGCCTGGTTCAGCGGATCGGTGCCCTGGCTCCTGGTCGTCGTGGCCCTGTCCGGGACGTACATCGCGGCGGAGGAGGTGCTGGAGCGGGCCGTGGTCGCGGAGATGCTCCCGCGCGAGCTGCGCAGCCTGGGCTTCGGCATCCTCGCCTGCGCGAACGCCGTCGGCGACATGGTGTCGAGCCTCTATGTCGGGGTGGCCCTGGAAACCCTGACCCCGGCGTGGACGTTCGGCACGGCCGCGGCCTTCAGCCTCGCCGGGACCCTCTGGCTGGTCCTGGTACACCAGCGGCGTCGGTCAGGGCCGCCTGTCTGA
- a CDS encoding PilZ domain-containing protein, with product MEDKRRHERIPVLFKITVTGDLDVGEGTTRNLSESGCAISTTAPVPQGTTLTLRIYVDDDAPIKIDQAVVRWSSGNEFGLEFLNTRPDEQDRLTHLLHRLR from the coding sequence GTGGAAGACAAGCGGCGTCACGAGCGAATCCCGGTCCTTTTCAAGATCACCGTGACCGGTGACTTGGACGTCGGCGAAGGCACAACGCGCAACCTCTCGGAATCGGGCTGTGCCATCAGCACCACGGCGCCGGTCCCTCAAGGCACAACCTTGACGCTGCGTATCTACGTGGATGACGATGCGCCGATCAAGATCGACCAGGCGGTCGTCCGATGGTCATCCGGCAACGAATTCGGACTGGAGTTTCTGAACACCCGTCCGGATGAACAGGACCGGCTCACGCATCTTCTGCACCGGCTCCGCTGA
- the ruvX gene encoding Holliday junction resolvase RuvX translates to MAGTRILALDPGTKRIGVALSDELGWTAQPLETFERRSVEADIVHIRALVKEHEVGEVVVGLPLRLDGRAGPEAEEAERFRGKLAEALPVPVVAWDERLTSRSAEDLLIQANVSRKKRKGAVDRIAAALILQSYLASRSSAGAGHSNGA, encoded by the coding sequence ATGGCGGGCACGCGCATCTTGGCCCTGGATCCGGGCACGAAACGCATCGGGGTCGCGCTGAGCGACGAGCTGGGCTGGACCGCGCAGCCGCTTGAGACATTCGAGCGCCGGTCGGTGGAGGCGGACATCGTCCACATCCGGGCTCTGGTCAAAGAGCACGAGGTCGGCGAGGTCGTCGTGGGGCTGCCGCTCCGGCTGGACGGCAGGGCCGGGCCGGAGGCGGAGGAGGCGGAGCGGTTCCGGGGCAAGCTGGCCGAGGCGCTGCCGGTTCCGGTCGTGGCGTGGGATGAGCGGTTGACGAGCCGGTCGGCGGAAGACCTGCTGATCCAGGCCAACGTGAGCCGCAAGAAGCGCAAGGGGGCGGTGGACCGGATCGCGGCGGCCCTCATCCTCCAGAGCTACCTGGCAAGCCGGTCTTCTGCCGGGGCGGGTCATTCCAACGGGGCATGA
- the recA gene encoding recombinase RecA — protein MAERTVEKDEKKRALELALTQIEKQYGKGAIMKLGTAEVAADVPAISTGSLGLDIALGVGGFPRGRVVEIFGPEASGKTTLSLHAIAETQKAGGVAAFIDAEHALDLGYARKLGVNTDDLLVSQPDTGEQALEIAETLVRSGAVDIIVVDSVAALVPRAEIEGEMGDAHMGLQARLMSQALRKLTAAISKSLTTVIFINQIRMKLGVMFGNPETTTGGNALKFYSSVRLDIRRIESIKEGQEVVGSRVRVKVVKNKMAPPFRQAEFDVLFAEGISKAGELVDLGVDKKVLEKSGAWYSYKGERLGQGREAVRDQLKGNQVLAKEIEGRLRELAGVAARSAEKVRAEEKRPDGRAEEKRVHAGRSS, from the coding sequence ATGGCCGAGCGAACTGTAGAAAAAGACGAGAAAAAGCGCGCATTGGAATTGGCCCTGACTCAGATCGAGAAGCAGTACGGGAAGGGCGCCATCATGAAGTTGGGCACGGCCGAGGTGGCGGCGGACGTGCCGGCCATCTCGACCGGATCGCTGGGACTGGACATTGCCCTGGGGGTAGGCGGTTTTCCGAGGGGGCGGGTGGTGGAGATCTTCGGTCCTGAGGCCTCGGGGAAGACCACGCTCTCGCTGCACGCGATCGCGGAGACGCAAAAGGCCGGAGGGGTCGCCGCCTTCATCGATGCCGAGCATGCGCTGGACCTGGGCTACGCCAGGAAGCTGGGCGTCAATACGGACGACCTGCTCGTGTCGCAGCCGGACACGGGCGAGCAGGCGCTGGAGATCGCCGAGACGCTGGTGCGGAGCGGCGCGGTGGACATCATCGTCGTGGACTCCGTGGCGGCGCTGGTGCCGCGGGCCGAGATCGAAGGGGAGATGGGGGACGCCCACATGGGGCTCCAGGCCCGGCTCATGTCCCAGGCGCTCCGCAAATTGACGGCCGCGATCTCCAAGTCCCTGACCACGGTGATCTTCATCAACCAGATCCGGATGAAGCTGGGCGTCATGTTCGGGAACCCGGAGACCACCACGGGCGGCAACGCGCTGAAGTTCTACTCCTCCGTGCGCCTGGACATCCGCCGGATCGAATCCATCAAGGAGGGCCAGGAGGTGGTGGGCAGCCGGGTCCGGGTCAAGGTGGTCAAGAACAAGATGGCGCCCCCCTTCAGGCAGGCGGAGTTCGATGTCCTGTTTGCGGAGGGCATCTCCAAGGCCGGCGAGCTGGTCGACCTCGGCGTGGACAAGAAGGTGCTGGAGAAGTCGGGGGCCTGGTATTCCTACAAGGGCGAGCGGCTGGGCCAGGGGCGGGAGGCGGTCCGGGACCAGCTCAAGGGCAACCAGGTTCTGGCCAAGGAAATCGAAGGGCGCCTGCGCGAACTGGCCGGGGTCGCGGCCCGGTCGGCGGAGAAGGTGCGGGCCGAGGAGAAGCGGCCGGACGGCAGGGCCGAGGAGAAGCGGGTTCACGCGGGACGCTCGTCCTGA
- a CDS encoding chlorite dismutase family protein, which translates to MASGEQNARRQFVNFSFHKVDPAWRRLPEEERSRGKQEFIRVVEEYSSKVIVIPYTLIGIRGDCDFMLWRIGYELELFQEMMTKLLATSLGKYMTTPYSYLSMTKRSIYVDHHVHEGQESRRLQIVPGKSKYIFVYPFVKKREWYLLTKAARQGMMDEHIEIGHRYPSVKLNTTYSFGLDDQEFVVAFETDKPEDFLDLVMELRSAEASRYTERDTPIFSCILKSLKETLDTLCG; encoded by the coding sequence ATGGCCAGCGGTGAGCAGAACGCCAGGCGGCAATTCGTCAATTTCAGCTTCCACAAGGTGGACCCCGCGTGGCGCCGGCTTCCGGAGGAAGAGCGGAGCCGGGGCAAGCAGGAATTCATCCGCGTCGTCGAGGAATATTCGTCCAAGGTCATCGTCATTCCCTACACCCTCATCGGCATCAGGGGCGACTGCGACTTCATGCTCTGGCGGATCGGCTACGAGCTCGAGCTGTTCCAGGAGATGATGACCAAGCTGCTGGCCACGAGCCTGGGCAAGTACATGACCACGCCTTACTCCTACCTGTCGATGACCAAGCGATCGATCTACGTGGATCATCACGTCCATGAGGGACAGGAGAGCCGGCGGCTCCAGATCGTTCCGGGAAAGAGCAAGTACATCTTCGTCTATCCGTTCGTGAAGAAGCGCGAGTGGTATCTGCTCACCAAGGCGGCCCGCCAGGGCATGATGGACGAGCACATCGAAATCGGCCATCGCTATCCGTCCGTCAAACTGAACACCACCTATTCCTTCGGATTGGACGACCAGGAGTTCGTCGTCGCGTTCGAGACGGACAAGCCGGAGGATTTCCTGGATCTCGTCATGGAGCTCCGCTCAGCGGAAGCCAGCCGCTACACCGAGCGCGACACGCCCATTTTCTCGTGCATCCTGAAGAGCCTGAAGGAAACCCTCGACACGCTCTGCGGGTAA
- a CDS encoding competence/damage-inducible protein A produces MRYGEIIAVGSELLLGGRLDTNSLFLTEGLASVGVEVRFKSVVGDEEADIVRAIRAAVSRAGVVLLTGGLGPTGDDCTREAVARATGRSLRRNAEALEGMRQRLAAWGRTPTRAQLRQGLIPSGAEVLANPVGSAPGFALAWRGCLIAALPGVPAEAEAMFSQALAPKLATVQAGAGAPWIRRHLLHTFGVPEAELEERLRTAIERYDRVRLGLLASPLGVTVSLTEVGEAGRRARDGEFDRAVRAVRRRVGVALYGEGADTMEGVIGRRLADRRLILAVAESCTGGLIGHRITQVPGSSAYLDRVAVCYSNRAKVELLGVPEELIRRHGAVSQPVAAAMARGIRLRSRAAVGLSVTGIAGPDGGTRDKPVGLVYVGLNGRSGRSGQTAALTREFRFHGTRETIKLRASQAALNLLREWLMATSRVRTS; encoded by the coding sequence ATGAGATACGGCGAGATCATCGCGGTCGGTTCGGAACTCCTGTTGGGGGGGAGGCTGGATACCAACTCGCTCTTTCTCACGGAGGGCCTGGCTTCCGTCGGCGTCGAAGTGCGGTTCAAGTCGGTGGTGGGGGACGAGGAGGCCGACATCGTCCGGGCCATCCGAGCCGCAGTCAGCCGGGCCGGCGTGGTCCTGCTGACCGGCGGGTTGGGCCCGACCGGGGACGATTGCACCAGGGAGGCCGTGGCCCGGGCGACCGGACGGTCCCTGCGGCGGAATGCCGAAGCGCTCGAAGGGATGAGGCAGCGGCTGGCCGCCTGGGGACGGACGCCGACGCGGGCTCAGCTCCGTCAGGGATTGATTCCTTCCGGGGCGGAGGTGCTGGCCAATCCGGTGGGATCGGCCCCCGGCTTTGCCCTGGCTTGGCGGGGCTGTCTGATCGCCGCCCTGCCCGGGGTTCCCGCCGAGGCCGAAGCGATGTTCAGCCAGGCGCTGGCGCCCAAGCTGGCAACGGTCCAAGCGGGAGCCGGGGCTCCGTGGATTCGCCGCCATCTCCTGCACACCTTCGGCGTGCCGGAGGCCGAGTTGGAGGAGCGGCTCCGGACTGCGATCGAGCGATACGATCGGGTCCGGCTGGGGCTGCTGGCGTCTCCGTTGGGGGTCACCGTGTCCCTGACGGAAGTGGGGGAAGCAGGACGCCGGGCCAGGGACGGGGAATTCGACCGGGCCGTCCGGGCCGTGCGGCGGAGGGTCGGCGTGGCCCTCTATGGCGAGGGGGCTGACACGATGGAGGGGGTGATCGGCCGGCGCCTGGCGGACCGAAGGCTGATCCTTGCCGTGGCCGAGTCCTGCACGGGCGGGCTGATCGGCCATCGGATCACCCAGGTGCCAGGCAGCTCCGCCTACCTCGACCGGGTGGCCGTCTGTTACAGCAACCGGGCCAAGGTCGAGCTGCTGGGAGTTCCGGAGGAGCTGATCCGGCGGCATGGGGCCGTGAGCCAGCCGGTTGCGGCGGCGATGGCTCGGGGGATACGGCTCCGGAGTCGTGCCGCGGTCGGGTTGAGCGTGACCGGCATCGCCGGGCCGGACGGGGGCACGCGGGACAAGCCGGTCGGGTTGGTCTACGTCGGATTGAACGGCCGCTCCGGCCGAAGCGGACAGACGGCCGCCCTCACGCGCGAATTCCGCTTCCACGGGACCAGGGAGACGATCAAGCTGCGCGCTTCGCAGGCCGCGCTGAACCTTCTGAGGGAATGGCTCATGGCGACGAGCCGGGTGAGAACGTCGTGA
- the alaS gene encoding alanine--tRNA ligase — protein sequence MTRSADDLRQSFLQYFARHGHQTVPSSPLIPQADPTLLFTNAGMNQFKGVFLGEETRAYRRAVSVQKCMRAGGKHNDLENVGYTGRHHTFFEMLGNFSFGDYFKEEAIRFGWEFLTGVVGLQKDRLWVTVYRNDDEAAALWERIGVAKSRIMRFGEKDNFWQMAETGPCGPCSEIHYDQGPAVPGDDVPNGEGDRVIEIWNLVFMQFDRDAAGTLKPLPKPSIDTGMGLERLTAVAQGVHSNYDTDLFRPILEAIGKRTGHRYGAQAAADRSMRVIADHLRATAFLIADGIVPSNEGRGYVLRRILRRAARHGRLLGATEPFLHELTGSVIQRMGGAYPELRVSAGTIAQATQGEEERFIATLDQGLPILNDLVVKAKGSGRTALPGQEVFKLYDTYGFPLDLIGEACKEQGLVLDEAGFQQALEEQRERARRTPGFEAETARPVVTELAGRLGPTRFVGYERLQAEGTVQAIVKGDRLVKEAVEGEEIELALDVTPFYAEGGGQVGDRGILTGPEGRVQIKETTRPVPDFILHKGTVQSGRVREGDRLEAQVNRVSRLDAARNHTATHLMHAALREILGPHVRQYGSLVAPNRLRFDFSHFKPLSSRDLDDIEGLVNERIRLNDPVQTDVMGVQEAVKAGALAFFGDKYGEQVRVVRIESFSKELCGGTHCRFTGDIGLFRIVSETGVAAGVRRIEALSGSGALAQLKQLEAEVRELSDLLKVAPSDLVVKTRKLMAQLKEKERELEQLKLRMASGSTEGAQVREVRGVTVHVQRADGMDGGELRNLADRVRDKLKSGVIALGSVQDDKVALLVVVSKDLTSRLKAGDLVRDMAAEVGGTGGGRPEMAQAGGKQPERLDAALNKVFELVERAVGRT from the coding sequence ATGACGAGAAGCGCAGACGACCTTCGCCAGAGCTTTCTCCAGTATTTCGCCCGGCACGGGCACCAGACCGTGCCCAGCTCTCCGCTCATTCCCCAGGCGGACCCTACGCTGCTGTTCACGAACGCGGGCATGAACCAGTTCAAGGGGGTCTTTCTGGGCGAGGAGACGAGGGCCTACCGTCGGGCGGTCTCGGTGCAGAAGTGCATGAGGGCCGGCGGCAAGCACAACGACCTGGAAAACGTCGGGTACACGGGACGGCACCATACCTTTTTCGAGATGCTCGGCAATTTCTCGTTCGGGGACTATTTCAAGGAGGAGGCGATCCGGTTCGGATGGGAGTTCCTGACTGGCGTGGTGGGCCTGCAGAAGGACCGGCTGTGGGTCACGGTCTATCGCAACGACGACGAGGCCGCGGCCCTCTGGGAGCGGATCGGGGTTGCCAAGTCGCGGATCATGCGCTTCGGCGAGAAGGACAACTTCTGGCAGATGGCCGAGACGGGACCCTGCGGGCCCTGCTCCGAGATCCATTACGATCAGGGGCCGGCCGTGCCGGGAGACGACGTGCCCAACGGGGAGGGGGACCGGGTCATCGAGATCTGGAACCTGGTGTTCATGCAGTTCGACCGCGACGCGGCGGGCACGCTCAAGCCCCTGCCGAAGCCCAGCATCGACACGGGGATGGGGCTAGAGCGGCTCACCGCCGTCGCGCAGGGGGTGCACAGCAACTACGACACGGACCTCTTCCGTCCGATCCTGGAGGCGATCGGCAAGCGCACCGGCCACCGGTACGGCGCGCAGGCGGCCGCGGACCGGTCCATGAGGGTCATCGCCGACCACCTGCGCGCCACCGCCTTTCTGATTGCGGACGGGATCGTGCCGTCCAACGAAGGGCGGGGATACGTGCTGCGCCGGATCCTGCGGCGGGCCGCCAGACACGGGCGGTTGCTGGGCGCGACCGAGCCGTTCCTCCACGAGCTGACCGGCTCGGTCATCCAGCGCATGGGCGGGGCCTATCCGGAATTGCGCGTTTCGGCCGGCACCATCGCCCAGGCGACCCAGGGAGAGGAGGAGCGGTTCATCGCGACGCTGGACCAGGGGCTTCCGATCCTGAACGACCTCGTGGTCAAGGCCAAAGGCTCGGGTCGGACCGCCTTGCCCGGCCAGGAGGTCTTCAAGCTCTACGACACCTATGGGTTCCCGCTGGATCTCATCGGGGAGGCCTGCAAGGAGCAGGGGCTCGTGCTGGACGAGGCGGGATTCCAGCAGGCGCTCGAGGAGCAGCGTGAGCGGGCGCGCAGGACCCCCGGCTTCGAGGCCGAGACCGCCAGGCCGGTCGTGACGGAACTGGCCGGGCGGCTGGGGCCGACCCGCTTCGTCGGGTATGAGAGGCTTCAGGCCGAGGGAACCGTGCAGGCGATCGTGAAGGGGGACCGGCTCGTCAAGGAGGCGGTGGAGGGGGAGGAGATCGAGCTGGCGCTGGACGTGACCCCCTTCTACGCCGAGGGGGGCGGACAGGTCGGGGACCGGGGGATCCTGACCGGGCCGGAAGGACGGGTGCAGATCAAGGAGACGACGAGGCCGGTGCCGGATTTCATCCTGCACAAGGGGACCGTGCAGTCGGGGCGGGTGCGGGAGGGGGACCGGCTCGAGGCGCAGGTGAACCGGGTCAGCCGGCTGGACGCGGCCCGCAACCATACGGCCACGCACCTGATGCACGCGGCCCTGCGCGAGATCCTGGGGCCGCATGTCCGCCAGTACGGATCGCTCGTGGCGCCCAATCGCCTGCGGTTCGACTTTTCCCATTTCAAGCCGCTCTCCTCCCGCGACCTCGACGACATCGAGGGACTGGTGAACGAGCGGATCAGGCTGAACGATCCGGTCCAGACCGACGTCATGGGCGTGCAGGAGGCCGTCAAGGCCGGAGCCCTGGCCTTCTTCGGGGACAAGTACGGCGAGCAGGTGCGCGTCGTGCGCATCGAATCCTTCAGCAAGGAGTTGTGCGGCGGAACCCACTGCCGCTTCACGGGGGACATCGGCCTCTTCCGGATCGTCTCGGAGACCGGAGTGGCGGCCGGCGTCCGCCGGATCGAAGCCTTGAGCGGGAGCGGGGCCCTGGCGCAGCTCAAGCAGTTGGAGGCGGAGGTCCGCGAGCTGTCCGACCTGCTCAAGGTGGCCCCCTCCGACCTCGTCGTCAAAACCAGGAAGCTCATGGCCCAGTTGAAGGAGAAAGAGCGGGAGCTGGAGCAGCTCAAGCTGCGCATGGCCAGCGGCTCGACGGAAGGGGCGCAGGTGCGGGAGGTGCGCGGCGTCACCGTGCACGTCCAGCGGGCCGACGGGATGGACGGGGGGGAGCTCCGCAACCTGGCCGATCGCGTCCGGGACAAGCTCAAGAGCGGGGTGATCGCCCTGGGGTCGGTCCAGGACGACAAGGTGGCGCTGCTGGTCGTGGTCAGCAAGGATTTGACCTCGCGCCTCAAGGCCGGGGACTTGGTTCGGGACATGGCCGCGGAGGTCGGCGGGACCGGAGGCGGAAGGCCGGAGATGGCCCAGGCCGGGGGCAAGCAGCCGGAACGGTTGGATGCGGCCTTGAACAAAGTGTTTGAGTTGGTGGAGCGCGCGGTCGGGAGGACGTGA